The nucleotide window CGAACAGCTATAAATTTATTTATTTTTTATGTCGGAGGCAGGCTGTGCTATCTCGAAATGATAGGCTGGATCACCCGAATTTTTTGGGTCAAGAACTTTAGTTACTCGGGAATCATGATGAGCAATGTATAAAAATTTTTTTGGGTTTGATATTGAAGATGGTGCTACATCAAAGACGTTATACACACTCGGTGTTTGTCCGATATGTCTGGAAATAAACTTGCCATTTTTTGCTAATTCATTAATCTTATTCTCCATAGCCTGTCGTATTTGTGCGGGTGTCTTTCCACTTTCTTTCTCATCTAAATACACCTGTTGAACTTGTTGTCCTGCAAGCTTATATTTTATTTTTTTGCCATTTGACATATTGCGATACATTGCATCTGCCTGTCCCTTAGAACTTCGAATAACGCTGCTGATTGTGGCGCTTGAAAGACAGGCTTTAGATAAAATTTCTTTCAATATTTGCAAGGAATAAGCTGTAACATTAGGAATATCTTCTTTTTTTGTAAAATATATAGTCACTTCATCCGGTGTTGGACATTTGGCAAAAATTTCTATTCCTTTTTTATCACTAATTGGAGTCATTTTGCCTTTATGAGTTTGTGATGATTGTTGGGTCATATAATTTCCTTAATATTTAACGATCTCGATAGTGATTTCATCGGCATTATCGCTGCTCACAATTGTAGTGCGTCCTTTGTTATCAGTATTACCTTGGAAAACTCCTTGTGGAGTTGTTATGCGATATAACACGTTGGATAGCGGCTCCCCAGTCTTATCATGATAAATTATAAAATGTTGGTTATAGGTTTCTTTTGGCTCACATGTAAATTTTACATTTTTCCCAATAGAAACATTAGATCCAATAAATACAAATGGTTTTCCTTCATCTATTTGAATGGTTGTGGCGCTACTGTTGATAATGCCTCCCTCCGAAGTTTGATCTTCCAATAACGCTATTCGCTTGCCATTTACCATCACGCAAGCATTACCTTCAAGGATAGTGCTTTGGGTAGAATCAGCAAAAATTACGGGATCATCGCTACAGGCTACGGGTTGGCCTTCGAATGTAACCGTAGGATTGCTAGTCCTCATTATGTATCCATTGCCATGAGAATTGTTATTGACTAGATCGTTTTGGCGTGCGGGAAATTTAGCCATAAATTTTTCCTGTTCATGTGGTTATGATTGCTCATTTACTTTTACTTGCATGCCATTAATAAAGATACCTTGCGTGTTGATTAATAGTGTATTACCGCCTACTCTTAGAGTCAGTGATTGTTCTGCTGCCATTACTCCGGCGTTTCCAATATTAATATTTAGATTATGACTAATATTTTGGCTGGCATTATTTCCTACGCTGGTCATTGAATTGTTTTCCGTTATATGGCTGTAATCATTTCCTACGGTGCAGGTGACATTGTGGATGGTTTCATGATTATAATCGTTACCTATACAGTATCTGGCATTGTTGATAGTGTTGTGGCTATAATCATTGCCCACATTAATCATAGAATTATTAGCTGTGCTATGGCTGTAATCATTACCTACTGAAACACTTGAATTATTGGTTGTTGTGTGGCTGTGATCGTTGCCCACAGTAATAGTAGAATTATGGGTTGTATCGTGCTTATGATCGTTCTGCACCGTCACA belongs to Gammaproteobacteria bacterium and includes:
- a CDS encoding PAAR domain-containing protein, whose translation is MAKFPARQNDLVNNNSHGNGYIMRTSNPTVTFEGQPVACSDDPVIFADSTQSTILEGNACVMVNGKRIALLEDQTSEGGIINSSATTIQIDEGKPFVFIGSNVSIGKNVKFTCEPKETYNQHFIIYHDKTGEPLSNVLYRITTPQGVFQGNTDNKGRTTIVSSDNADEITIEIVKY